The Legionella cincinnatiensis genome includes a region encoding these proteins:
- a CDS encoding carboxyl transferase domain-containing protein — MTKLISQINTSSQEFKANQATMLALVDELKNQLQRIALGGEEKARARHLKHGKLLPRERLQQLLDPGSPFLELSQLAAFQVYNDAIPAAGIITGIGWVCGIECVIVVNDATVKGGTYYPLTVKKHLRAQEIALMNHLPCIYLVDSGGAYLPHQDEVFPDRDHFGRIFFNQAQMSAQNIPQIAVVMGSCTAGGAYVPAMADESIMVKNQATIFLGGPPLVKAATGEIISAEELGGAEIHCRHSGVADHYAENDAHALHLARVSISNLNRKKPQQLKRIETREPLYDSIELNGIVPVDPRKPFDIREVIARIVDGSEFDEFKALFGTTLVCGFAHLYGYPIGIIANNGILFSESALKGAHFIELCCQRKIPLVFLQNITGFMVGSKYEASGIAKHGAKMVTAVANANIPKFTVIVGGSFGAGNYAMCGRAYNPRFLWSWPNSRISVMGGEQAANVLAQVNRDKLTKQGATWSEMEEENFKAQLRAQYETQGHPFYASARLWDDGVIAPQDTRKILGLGLSAALNTPIASTHFGVFRM; from the coding sequence ATGACAAAATTAATCAGTCAAATCAATACCAGTAGCCAAGAATTTAAGGCAAATCAAGCAACAATGCTCGCTTTAGTTGATGAATTAAAAAATCAACTTCAACGTATTGCCTTAGGTGGTGAAGAAAAAGCGCGTGCTCGCCATCTGAAGCATGGCAAATTATTACCAAGAGAACGACTACAGCAATTATTAGATCCAGGTAGTCCTTTTCTTGAACTCTCTCAGCTTGCAGCCTTTCAAGTCTATAACGATGCAATTCCTGCTGCAGGAATCATTACTGGTATCGGTTGGGTTTGCGGCATTGAATGTGTGATCGTTGTAAATGATGCCACGGTAAAAGGAGGAACCTACTATCCTTTAACCGTCAAAAAACACTTAAGAGCCCAAGAAATTGCACTGATGAATCATTTACCCTGTATTTATTTAGTCGACTCAGGCGGTGCTTATTTACCCCACCAGGATGAGGTATTTCCCGATAGAGATCATTTTGGGCGCATTTTCTTTAATCAAGCACAAATGTCCGCCCAAAACATTCCGCAAATTGCGGTGGTTATGGGTTCTTGTACTGCTGGGGGAGCATATGTTCCAGCTATGGCAGACGAATCAATCATGGTTAAAAACCAAGCCACGATTTTTCTTGGAGGTCCTCCTCTTGTTAAAGCAGCAACAGGTGAAATCATTAGTGCTGAAGAGTTAGGCGGTGCTGAAATCCATTGTAGACATTCTGGAGTAGCCGATCACTATGCTGAAAATGATGCTCATGCACTTCACCTAGCACGAGTTTCTATCAGTAATTTAAACCGCAAAAAACCTCAGCAACTAAAACGAATTGAAACTAGAGAACCACTTTATGACAGCATAGAGCTTAATGGCATAGTTCCTGTAGATCCAAGAAAGCCCTTTGATATACGTGAAGTGATCGCCCGTATTGTTGATGGTTCAGAGTTCGATGAATTTAAAGCGCTTTTTGGTACCACTTTAGTCTGTGGTTTTGCGCATTTATATGGTTATCCCATAGGTATTATCGCCAATAATGGCATTCTCTTTAGTGAAAGTGCTCTAAAAGGAGCTCACTTTATAGAGCTTTGTTGTCAACGTAAAATTCCACTGGTGTTCCTACAAAATATTACTGGCTTTATGGTAGGTTCAAAATATGAAGCCTCAGGCATCGCCAAACATGGTGCTAAAATGGTAACAGCAGTAGCCAACGCCAATATACCTAAGTTTACCGTAATCGTAGGAGGGAGCTTTGGTGCTGGAAATTATGCCATGTGTGGGCGAGCTTATAACCCACGATTCCTGTGGTCTTGGCCAAACTCTCGAATTTCAGTAATGGGCGGCGAGCAAGCAGCCAATGTTCTGGCTCAGGTCAACCGAGATAAACTCACCAAGCAAGGAGCAACATGGTCCGAGATGGAAGAAGAGAATTTTAAAGCTCAATTACGCGCGCAATATGAAACCCAGGGACATCCGTTCTATGCTAGTGCCCGCTTATGGGATGACGGGGTTATTGCGCCGCAAGATACACGAAAAATATTAGGCTTGGGTTTATCGGCGGCACTAAATACACCTATAGCTTCAACCCATTTTGGCGTCTTTCGCATGTAA
- a CDS encoding enoyl-CoA hydratase-related protein, with protein MSDLLSEIHGHLCLLTLNRVSKHNAFDNHLLIEIQEQLNSAIADSNVRAIVLKANGKHFSAGADLAWMQNMARFNEEENLKDAMVLGNLMYTLNKSPKPTIAMVHGSAFGGGAGLAAACDLTLASQSARFCFSEVKLGLVPAVISPYVVQAIGERNAKTLFMSAEIFDAAKALSLNLVQHCVPEENLLEFTLNYAQQICNNAPEAVRISKQLATYVANKKIDEELVRYTASLIAQKRVSIEGQQGLNAFLKKETPNWSNN; from the coding sequence TTGAGCGACTTGTTATCTGAAATCCATGGACACTTATGCCTACTTACTCTTAATCGAGTAAGTAAGCATAATGCTTTTGATAATCATCTTTTAATTGAAATACAAGAGCAACTCAACTCAGCAATAGCTGATTCTAATGTTCGTGCCATTGTGCTTAAGGCCAATGGAAAACATTTTTCTGCTGGCGCTGATTTGGCCTGGATGCAAAACATGGCTCGTTTTAATGAGGAAGAAAATTTAAAAGATGCGATGGTGCTTGGTAATCTCATGTACACTTTAAATAAAAGCCCCAAACCTACTATAGCTATGGTGCATGGTTCTGCTTTTGGTGGCGGTGCAGGGCTTGCTGCAGCTTGTGATCTTACTCTAGCATCTCAATCAGCACGATTTTGTTTTTCAGAAGTAAAATTAGGTTTAGTACCAGCAGTGATTAGCCCCTATGTGGTACAAGCTATAGGCGAACGTAATGCCAAAACCCTATTCATGAGCGCAGAAATTTTTGATGCAGCCAAAGCATTATCGTTAAATTTGGTACAGCACTGTGTTCCTGAGGAAAATTTATTAGAGTTCACCCTGAATTATGCCCAACAAATCTGTAACAATGCACCCGAAGCAGTACGAATATCAAAACAACTGGCAACTTATGTAGCCAATAAAAAAATCGATGAAGAATTAGTCCGTTACACTGCTTCCTTAATTGCACAAAAAAGAGTATCAATTGAAGGACAACAAGGTCTTAATGCATTTTTAAAAAAAGAAACACCTAATTGGAGTAACAATTAA
- a CDS encoding acetyl/propionyl/methylcrotonyl-CoA carboxylase subunit alpha, producing the protein MFNKILIANRGEIACRIIKTARSMGIHTVAIYSSADKESLHVRSADSAYFVGEAPAKDSYLNIANIIHIAKNCGVQAIHPGYGFLSENPEFARACEEANIIFIGPSIEAMEAMASKQLAKQLLEKTRVPLTPGYHGSEQAEEKLLAQAQKIGFPVLIKAANGGGGKGMRTVYHESEFSMALAGAKRESMASFADDTMIIEKLVLHPRHVELQIMADNHGNVVHLFERDCSIQRRHQKIIEEAPAPNLSASLREKLAEAACEVARSINYRGAGTVEFLVDGEEQFYFMEMNTRLQVEHPVTEQITGLDLVAWQLKIAANEPLPLTQDKIQSSGHAIECRIYAEDPHQDFIPSIGQINFLQEPSGDGIRIDTGIQCSSQITMYYDPMIAKLIAWGTNRDEALSRIEQALSHYFIGGVKTNIPFLQAICHHANFKDVKLSTDFLSKEDIKIATPDYEIALLMTISFDYLTMVNSIQDPLLEDAFAWQSQVSSHWIWRYQHKETSIETLIMAINKNDFKVQFNQKELLIHANLIGNQLRIETENQNYQATVENKNQSLTLYSTQGSITVERFNWSTLGTQTPTHKGQLTAPMPATVVAILKNIGERVKAGERLIVLEAMKMEHTIHAPNDGILMEVFYSVGAQVNEGEELLTLSETDS; encoded by the coding sequence ATGTTTAATAAAATTCTTATTGCCAATCGTGGTGAAATAGCGTGCAGAATTATTAAAACCGCACGATCCATGGGTATACACACCGTAGCTATCTATTCCTCGGCTGATAAAGAAAGTTTACATGTACGCAGCGCTGACAGCGCCTACTTTGTTGGCGAAGCCCCTGCTAAAGACAGTTACCTAAATATTGCTAATATTATCCATATTGCTAAAAATTGTGGTGTGCAAGCCATACATCCTGGTTATGGCTTTCTCTCTGAAAACCCGGAGTTTGCTAGAGCTTGCGAGGAAGCCAATATTATTTTTATTGGTCCTTCAATCGAAGCAATGGAGGCTATGGCTTCTAAGCAATTAGCAAAACAATTGTTAGAAAAAACGAGAGTTCCTCTAACTCCAGGCTATCACGGTAGCGAGCAAGCAGAAGAAAAATTACTTGCACAAGCCCAAAAAATAGGATTTCCTGTTTTAATCAAAGCTGCCAATGGTGGCGGAGGCAAAGGGATGCGTACTGTTTATCATGAATCAGAATTCAGTATGGCCTTAGCTGGAGCTAAACGAGAATCTATGGCCAGCTTTGCTGATGACACTATGATTATAGAAAAACTAGTACTGCATCCTCGCCATGTCGAATTACAAATAATGGCCGACAATCACGGTAATGTGGTTCATTTATTTGAGCGCGATTGCTCCATTCAACGCCGACATCAAAAAATTATTGAAGAAGCACCAGCCCCTAATTTATCTGCTTCTTTACGAGAAAAACTTGCTGAGGCAGCTTGTGAAGTAGCTCGTTCTATTAACTACAGAGGCGCAGGTACCGTTGAATTTTTGGTAGATGGAGAAGAACAATTCTATTTTATGGAAATGAATACTCGCTTACAAGTAGAGCATCCAGTCACCGAACAAATTACTGGGCTTGATTTAGTGGCATGGCAGTTAAAAATTGCCGCTAATGAGCCTTTGCCATTAACACAAGATAAAATTCAATCCTCTGGCCATGCCATAGAATGTCGTATTTATGCTGAAGATCCTCATCAAGATTTTATTCCATCGATTGGTCAAATTAATTTTTTGCAAGAACCATCAGGAGATGGCATTCGTATTGATACAGGAATACAGTGTTCATCCCAAATTACCATGTACTATGACCCAATGATTGCCAAACTTATTGCTTGGGGTACTAATCGTGATGAAGCATTATCGAGAATAGAACAAGCACTATCTCATTACTTTATAGGTGGAGTAAAAACAAATATTCCATTTTTACAAGCTATTTGCCATCACGCTAACTTCAAAGATGTAAAGTTAAGTACTGATTTTTTAAGCAAAGAAGATATTAAAATTGCAACACCTGATTATGAAATAGCTTTGCTTATGACCATAAGTTTTGATTACCTAACTATGGTCAATTCGATCCAAGACCCGTTACTTGAAGATGCTTTTGCTTGGCAATCGCAAGTGTCAAGTCATTGGATTTGGCGTTATCAACATAAAGAAACATCGATTGAAACATTAATTATGGCAATCAATAAAAATGACTTCAAAGTGCAATTCAATCAAAAAGAACTTTTAATTCATGCCAATTTGATAGGAAATCAACTTCGTATTGAAACAGAAAATCAAAATTATCAAGCTACAGTAGAAAATAAAAATCAATCACTGACCCTATATTCCACTCAAGGCTCAATAACTGTTGAACGGTTTAATTGGAGTACATTAGGTACACAAACACCAACTCATAAAGGGCAACTCACTGCGCCAATGCCAGCAACTGTTGTAGCAATTTTAAAAAATATTGGAGAACGGGTTAAAGCTGGAGAACGTTTAATTGTTCTTGAAGCAATGAAAATGGAACATACTATTCATGCTCCTAATGATGGTATTTTAATGGAAGTTTTTTATTCTGTAGGAGCTCAGGTTAATGAAGGAGAAGAATTACTGACATTAAGTGAAACTGACTCTTAA
- a CDS encoding thiolase family protein, producing MEQNDIVIVAAKRTPMGAMLGNLSTLSAPELGAIAHQAALSQAGISPADIDEVISGCVLQAGIGQAPARQAAIKAGIPNTAGATTVNKMCGSGMKAIMLAHDLIRAGTAHIILASGMESMSNAPYLLSKARSGYRLGHGELKDHMFLDGLEDAYDRGKLMGVFAEATASHFHFSREQQDEFATRSMNRALKAIENGAFKDEIAPVTINSRKGDVTVNVDEGPDATKLAKIAQLKPAFKADGTVTAANSSSISDGAASVILMSAGEAEKRGIRPIARIVAHASNAQAPEWFTTAPVDAIRKVMNKASWKQNDVDLYEINEAFAVVTMAAIKELELNPEHVNIHGGACALGHPIGASGARILVTLIHALKHQGKKRGVAALCIGGGEATAMAIELI from the coding sequence ATGGAACAGAATGACATAGTAATCGTTGCAGCAAAAAGAACTCCTATGGGCGCAATGCTAGGAAATCTATCAACACTTTCAGCTCCAGAATTAGGCGCAATCGCACATCAAGCAGCCTTATCTCAAGCTGGAATTAGCCCTGCAGACATAGATGAAGTAATTAGTGGCTGTGTGTTACAAGCAGGAATTGGTCAAGCCCCAGCCCGACAAGCAGCAATTAAGGCAGGAATACCTAATACTGCAGGAGCCACTACGGTCAATAAAATGTGTGGTTCTGGAATGAAAGCCATTATGTTGGCTCATGATTTAATTCGCGCAGGAACGGCACATATTATTCTTGCTAGTGGTATGGAAAGTATGAGTAATGCCCCCTATCTTCTGAGTAAAGCACGTTCCGGATACCGCCTTGGACATGGTGAGTTAAAAGATCATATGTTCCTCGATGGATTGGAAGATGCCTACGATAGAGGCAAATTAATGGGTGTTTTCGCAGAAGCTACAGCCAGCCATTTTCATTTCAGTAGAGAGCAACAGGATGAATTCGCTACTCGTTCCATGAACCGAGCACTTAAAGCTATAGAAAATGGAGCATTCAAAGATGAAATTGCTCCCGTAACGATAAATTCACGTAAAGGGGATGTTACTGTAAACGTTGATGAAGGCCCTGATGCAACCAAACTTGCTAAAATCGCTCAGTTAAAACCTGCTTTTAAAGCAGATGGAACTGTTACCGCTGCTAATTCAAGCTCCATCTCTGATGGTGCAGCAAGTGTGATCCTAATGAGTGCTGGAGAAGCAGAAAAACGAGGTATAAGACCTATAGCCCGCATTGTTGCTCATGCAAGCAACGCACAAGCACCAGAATGGTTTACCACTGCGCCTGTTGATGCTATTCGCAAAGTCATGAATAAAGCTTCATGGAAACAAAATGACGTAGATCTTTATGAAATCAATGAAGCATTTGCCGTAGTCACTATGGCTGCTATAAAAGAGCTTGAATTAAATCCAGAACACGTTAACATTCATGGCGGCGCTTGTGCCTTAGGCCATCCTATTGGTGCTTCAGGTGCACGTATTTTAGTAACCTTAATACATGCCTTAAAACATCAAGGGAAAAAACGCGGCGTTGCTGCATTATGTATTGGCGGTGGCGAAGCGACTGCTATGGCTATTGAATTAATTTAA